CCCCGTGAAGAGACCAGCCAGACGCGCCGCTCGATGACCGCTGCGCGGGCTATCCTCTGGCCCACCGGTGGTGTCATGCAGGTGATGGCGTTACCGCGACCGCCGGATCAGATGCCGCACACGGATCTGGTCACCGTGTCCCTGACGGAAAATCAGCTGCAGGTGCTGATCGCACACATTGCCGATCACTTTGCGCTGGCTGATGTGCGCACGGCCGTGGCGGGGGATATTACCGGTCAGTGGTTCCTGCCTGCCAGGCGGGCCTTCTGGGTCGGCCATACCTGCAATACCTGGACGGCACGCGCCTTGTCGGAAGCGGAGGCCGCGCAATGGGTAATTCTGCCCCGGCGGGCAGAGCCGGTGATGCGAGGGGTGCAGCGCTGAGGCCGCAGCGGCCCGTCATGGGCCGTCATGAGTAAGCCACGGCCTACGCCATCCATCAGGGATCACTGACAGCAGCTTCATCCCTGGCTGATAGTCGGAGGTGGGCTGCCGGGCCATCATGATTCCCGTCGGCTGCGGCCCGGTCGGGCGGCTCCCCGGTGGCCTGGCAGGGCTGTAGTCGACACCCCTCCTAGCCCTGTTTCCTTTCCCGGCTTGCTCTGGCCGGGAAAGGTTTTTTTCGCTCAGATCTCGAATTTGCCTTTCAGTTTCTTCGGCACGGGCACCGCTTTCAGGCGTGCATGGACCGGCATGCCGTTGCGGAACGGCGTTTCCGCCTCGCCCTGGATCAGGGGCAGCAGATAGTCGCGGGCCGCCTCAGTGATGCCGAAGCCATCGCGGGTGATAAAACTGCGCGGCATCATTTTTTCCACGTTGGCCACCTTGGCCAGCGGCGCTTCCTGAATGCTCCAGCTGTAGCGTTTGCCTTTGCCCCGAATGATGGCCGGCATCACGGCATTCTTCCCCGCTTCCGCCATTTCCACGGCGGCGCGGCCGACGGCATAGGCTTGTTCCAGATCCGTGGCCGAAGCCAGATGGCGACCCGAGCGTTGCAGATAGTCGGGCACCGCCCAGTGGTACTTGTAGCCCAGGGCGTCTTTCACTTTCTGCGCCAGCACGGGCGCCACGCCGCCGAGCTGCTTGTGGCCAAAGGCGTCGGTGGAGCCGGCGTCTGCCAGGAAGGTGCCGTCCTGGTAACGCGCGCCTTCCGACACGGCGATGACGCAGTAGCCGTGTTTCTTGACGGTCTGCTGGACTTTCTTCAGGAATTTTTCTTCGTTGAAGGCAATTTCCGGGAACAGGATGATATGCGGCGCATCGCCGTCCTGCTCCTGGGCCAGCCCGGCGGCAGCAGCAATCCAGCCCGCATGGCGACCCATCACTTCCATCACGAACACCTTGGTGGACGTGGAGCACATGGATTGCACGTCCAGCGCGGCTTCACGGATGGAGACGGCGGTGTATTTCGCCACCGAGCCAAAGCCGGGCGAGCAGTCGGTGATCGGCAGGTCGTTGTCCACGGTCTTGGGCACATGAATCGCCTGGATCGGGTAGCCCATGGTTTCCGCCAGCTGCGATACCTTCAGGCAGGTGTCGGCGGAATCACCGCCGCCGTTATAGAAGAAGTAGCCGATGTCGTGGGCCTTGAACACCTCGATCAGACGCTCGTACTGGCGTCGCGACGTCTCCAGATCCTTGAGCTTGTAGCGGCAGGAACCGAAGGCACCGCCGGGCGTATGACGCAGGGCGGCGATGGTGGCCTTGCTTTCCTTGCTGGTGTCGATCAGGTCTTCGGTGAGGGCGCCGAGGATACCGTTGCGGCCCGCATAGACCTTGCCGATCACCTTGCTGGCCCGGGCGGCTTCAATGACCCCGGCGGCGGAGGCATTGATGACGGCGGTGACACCACCGGACTGGGCGTAGAAAGCGTTTTTGCGGGCCATGATTGTCTCCGTGAATGCGGTGCGGCGCGGTTCAGTGCGGGCGCAGGGCCCGGCGAGGGCGCCATGATAAAGAGGATTGCCGGGCGCTGCCATAGCGGCGCCCGGAGCGGTCTGCGAGAATACGCCCCATGAACTCACTCTGGTCTCTGTATTTCCGCGCCAGCACCCTGCGTAGCGGCCCTGAAGACATGCCGTATTCGCCGGCCTTGCTGCGTTTCACGCTGGGTGCCTGGTTGCTGTTGCAACTGCTCGGCGCCGTGCTGCAGACCCGTTTCAGCACGCTGGACAGCTTGCTGGCCCAGGTCTGGCTGCTGGTGATCCTGCTGGGCAGTGTCTGGTTACTGCTGCATTCCAAGGGCCTTCGCGCCCGCACCGTGCAGACCTTCATGGCCTTGCTGGCGGTGGAGCTGGTGATTGGCGTAGTGGCCCTGCCGCTGGTCATCGCCGCCCGGCCCCTGGGGGACGAGGCGCTGCCGCTGTGGATGCAGACCGCCTATCTGGTGCTGTTATGCTGGAATCTGGGCGCGCGCGGCTACATCCTGCACCGGGCACTGAATATCGGACCCTTCCTGGCCATGGCGCTGGTGATGACACTGCTGGTGATCAGTTTTGTATGGCTGGCGCTGCTGATGCCGTCGCTGGCGGCGGGGGCCTGACGCCACCCGGATTAACCTGATAACGGAATCGTTCATGCACATTCATATCCTGGGTATCTGCGGCACCTTCATGGGCAGCCTGGCGCAACTGGCGCGGGCACTGGGCCATCAGGTGACCGGCTCTGATCAGCACGTCTATCCCCCCATGAGCGATCAGCTGGCGCAGGCCGGTATCGAGGTGCGAGAAGGCTATGATCCGGCGCACCTGGACCCGGCGCCGGACCTGGTGGTGATTGGCAACGCCATGAGGCGGGGCAATCCGGCGGTCGAGCAGGTGCTGGACAAGGGGTTGCCGTATACCTCTGGCCCGCAGTGGCTGGCCGAGCATGTGCTGCAGGGCCGCTGGGTGCTGGCGGTGTCCGGCACCCACGGCAAGACCACCACCGCCAGTCTGCTCGCCTGGATTCTGGAGCATAACGGCCTGGCGCCGGGTTACCTGATTGGCGGCGTGCCGGGCAATTTCGGTGTCTCTGCCCGGCTCGGGGAGACGCCCTTCTTTGTTGTCGAGGCCGATGAGTACGACACCGCCTTTTTCGACAAGCGTTCCAAATTCGTGCATTACCGCCCGCGCACGCTGGTCATGAACAACCTGGAATTCGATCACGCGGATATCTTTGCCGACCTGGCCGCCATTGAAACCCAGTTCCACCATCTGGTGCGCACCGTGCCCGGGCAGGGGCGCATCATCCTGCCGACCGGTGAAGACGCCCTGGAGCGGGTGCTGGAGCGGGGTTGCTGGAGTGAGGTGGAGCGCTTTGGCGACGGCAGCGAGATCGAGGTGACACGTCACAGCGATGATGCCTCGTCCTTCTCCGTGGTCGAGACCGGACGAGAACCGGCGCGGGTGGACTGGGACATGACCGGCGAGCACAACCTGCGCAATGCGGTGGCCGCCATGCTGGCCGCGCGTCATGTCGGTGTGACCCTGGCCGATGGCGCCGCAGCCCTGAACGCCTTCAGCGGCGTCAAGCGACGGATGGAGCTGGTGGGCGAGGTCGGCGGGGTGCAGGTGTTCGATGATTTTGCCCACCATCCCACCGCCATCGCCCTGACGCTGGAAGGGCTGCGCAAACGGGTCGGCCCGCAGGGCCGGATCATCGCGGTGATCGAGCCGCGCTCCAATACCATGCGCATGGGCCGTCATCGGGAACAGCTGGCGGCCAGCACGGCGGCGGCCAGCGAGGTGGTCTGGTATCAGCCGCCGGGCATGGACTGGTCGCTGGCGCCGGTGGCCGACGCTGGCCCCGTGCCCGCGCGCGTGGCTGGCGATCTGGAGGCCCTGATTGCCGAGCTGGCGGGGACGCGCGGGCCGGCGCATATCGTTATCATGAGCAATGGCGGCTTTGGGGGTATCCATCGCCGACTGGTCAACGCCCTACAACAGACAGGATAAAGCCATGACCGCAGCACTGATTGCAGCCATTCACTATCTCGGCGTGATGTTGATCGCGGCCACCTTGCTGGTGGAGTTCCTGACCTTGAAGGGAGGTCTCAGTCGTCCGTTGCTGGATCGACTGGTGCGTGTGGATGTGCTGTATGGCCTGGCGGCGCTGGCGGTGCTGATTACCGGCTTCCTGCGCATTACCGTGGCCTACGGCAAGGGCCCGGCCTTCTACATGCAGAGCATGGTGTTTCACACCAAGGTCGGTCTGTTTATTGTGATGGGGCTGATTTCCATTGTGCCGACGATCCGGTTTCTGCGCTGGCGCAAGGCGGCGGCCGCAGGCCAGCCGCTGCCCACCGCGCAGTCCATCGATGGCACCCGCAAGCTGGTGCTGGTGGAACTGCATATCCTGTTCGTATTGCCCTTCCTTGCCGCGATCATGGCGCGCGGGTTGATGTAATAACGGTTTTACCGGAGGTTGCATGAGCGACACATCATCACCCTGGTCCACCCGCGTCACGCTGGCGTTCACGGGCGCATCCGGTGCCCAGTATGGCTTGCGTCTGCTGCAATGCCTGCTGGCGGCCAACGCCGAAGTGTTCGTGATCCTGTCGAAAGCCGCGCGCGTGGTGATCGGCACGGAAACGGATCTGCGCCTGCCTGCGGGCACCGGCGCTGCGGAAACCGCATTGCGGGAATACGTGCAGGTCGATCAGGGCAGGCTGGTGGTGTGTGGTCTGGAACAATGGACCGCGCCGGTAGCGTCTGGCTCCGGTGCGCCAGCGGCAATGGTGGTGTGCCCGTGTTCCACCGGCACCCTGTCGGCGATCGCCACGGGCGCCAGCAACAACCTGATCGAGCGCGCCGCCGACGTCGCCATCAAGGAAGGCCGCAAGCTGATTCTGGTGCCGCGGGAATCGCCGTTTTCCGCCATCCATCTGGAAAACATGCTCAAGCTGGCGCGTCTGGGGGTGACCATCATGCCTGCTGCGCCCGGCTTTTATCACCAGCCGCAAAGCGTGAATGATCTGGTCGATTTCATGGCCGCGCGCCTGCTCGACCATCTCGGTGTGGCGCAGACGCTGGTACCGCGCTGGGGTGAGCACGGGGGCTGACGCCCCCGTGTGATTCAGAAGCGGTAACTGCCCCCCAGTGAAAGACCGGCGGGGCTGCCGCCCGGCACGGTGGCCAGTTCACCGCCGCCGCCTGTGGTACGGCCCTGCACATAAGGCCGCAGGGTGGCCGCGTCTTCGTTATCGATCCACGCGTAGCTGAAGTAGAACAGCATATTGCGGGCCAGCGTATAGTCCACGCCGACGGCATACAGATCCGCCCGCAGGTCATCGTCGTCAGCATCCAGCCGGTAGACCTGGGTTTTCAGGGCCCAGCGTTCGTCCAGGGTATATCGCGCGCCACCACCATAGGCCTTGTCATCCGGATTGTCGGCGTACTGGTACAGGGCGGCGAGCCGCAGCGGGCCGATGTCTTGCCAACCGGCTACGCGGGTGGCCTTGCGGCGGTACTGATCGTCGGTCAACAGACCGGCGCCGGGGTCGCCTGCTGGTATTGCTGCAACGTACTGCTGTTGCTCATGCGCGACGGCGACATAGGTGCGGCTGCCCTGCCAACTGACCGAGGCGCTCCAGGCGTTGGTGTCGGAGGTCGAGGTGCCATTGCCGTCAAGGCGGGTCGCATAGTGAAGATCACCCGTGACGCCATGCCAGACGGGGGTGCGGTAGGCGATGCCGTTGCGAAAACGCTCATCCCAACCTATCGGCCCCTGGCCCTCGGGGCCTGCAATCCGGTTGCGCAACACGTTCCGTGCATCGCCGACCTGATCGGCGAAAAAGTCCACCTGGCCACGCAGGTTCTTCAGCGGGGTGTTGAACTTGCCGAAACGCACCAGTCCCCAGTCGCCGCGTGCCCCGACAAAGGTATCGCGATCAATCCACTCGCCCCCCTGGTTGTCGATGCGCAAGGTGGTTTCCGCCTGCCACAGCAAGGTCAGATCATGGGCCTCGAAATAATGATCGCCCCGGAAGCCGATCCGGCTGTTGTTGCTGGACAGGTTCAGGGCCTCACCGTTGCCATCGGTATCCAGAAAATCCACAGAGGCATTCATGCGACCATAGATTTCCACGGGCTGGGCCGTGGCCAGCGGCGGGGCAGTCAGCAGCGGGGCGATCAGCAGGGGCAGGGCAAGCCGGGGGGCGTGGCGCATGAAATTCTCCTTGCGATGTCATTCTTGTGGAGGCGGTAACCCTTGTTCAGGCGGTAACAATAGTGTCATGTAACCGAAAAATGAAAGCATATAAAACTCTTTGAATATTGTTTTTTGTTATATGACACTGTGAAGTCTCGACATGCCACCGGCCCCCGCCATGACCCCGCACAGTGATGCCCCGGTACAAGAGATTCCGCTGCGTGAAGCTTTCCGTGTATGGCTGCGCATCGGCCTGCTCAGCTTTGGCGGGCCCGCCGGGCAGATCGCGCTGATGCAGCGCATCCTGATCGACGAGAAAGGCTGGATCAGTGAAAAGCGCTTCCTGCACGCGCTGAACTACTGCATGTTGCTGCCCGGACCCGAGGCCATCCAGCTGGCGATCTATATAGGCTGGCTGCTGCACCGCACTCGCGGTGGTCTCATGGCCGGGCTGCTTTTCCTGCTGCCCGGCGTGATCGCATTGATGGCTCTGAGCCTGCTGTACGCGCTGGCGGGTAACCTGGACTGGGTCGAGGCCCTGTTCTTCGGGCTCAAGGCGGCGGTGCTGGCCATCGTGGTCAGTGCCGTGGTGCGTCTGGCCGGGCGTGCGCTGGGAACGCCAGTGCGCTACCTGATCGCGGCAGGCGCCTTCGTTGCCCTGTTCGCCCTGGGGGCGCCGTTCCCCCTGGTGGTGCTGGGCGCAGGGTTGCTCGGTCTGGTCGGTGGGCTACGTGGCTGGCAGAGTTTTCAGCCCCCCGCGCCTGCAGAAGGCGGCAGTGATGATCGCCATCTGCACAGCGCGCCGCCGTCGCGCTGGCATGTGCCGCGCACGCTCGCCATCTGGCTGCCCTTGTGGCTGTTGCCCGTGGCGTTGCTGGCGCTGACCCTGGGCGGTGACAACGTCTTTACCCGTATCGGGTTGTTCTTCAGCCAACTGGCGGTGGTGACGTTCGGTGGGGCCTACGCGGTACTCAGCTACATGGCCCAGCAGGCGGTCGAGAATTACGGCTGGCTGTCCGCTGGCGAAATGCTCGACGGTCTCGGGCTGGCGGAAACCACCCCCGGGCCCCTGATTATGATCGTGCAGTTTGTCGGTTTTCTCGGCGGCCTGCGTGACAGCGGGCTGGACCCGATTCTCGGCGGCATCCTGGGTGGTCTGCTGGCCACCTGGGTCACCTTTGTGCCGTGCTTTCTGTGGATATTCATGGGCGCGCCTTACGTGGAAGGGCTGCGCCAGCGTCCGGCCATCAGTGGCGCGCTGGCCGCCATCACCGCGGCCGTGGTCGGTGTCATTCTCAATCTGGCACTCTGGTTTGCCGTGCATGTGCTGTTTGCACAGGTGGGCGAGTGGCGCGCCGGACTTCTGGCGCTGCCCCGACCGGAATGGGCAACGCTGGAGCCCTGGGCGCTGGTGCTGGTGCTGTTCGCACTGGCCTGCCAGTTCGTGTTCCGGCTGGGGCTGTTTTCGGTGCTGGGGCTGTGTGCCTCAGCAGGCCTGTTAATCGGCCTGCTATTCGCGTGAATATTAACCCGGCAAGGTTTTATTGCCGGGTTAATGCGGCACAGGGATGTGCCGCCGCTGAGCGGTAGCTCGGCGCGAGCCCATGAAATACAAGAAGATCCACGCATCTTCGCCAGTATTTCATGGGCGACAATCAAATGGTTCAGGACGAACTATTTGATTGTCAGGTTAATAGTGCGCGGTGACGCCGCGCATGAAGGCAATCATTTCGCCGGTATGTGCTCTGAACTCGGGGTCAACGCTGGTTTTTACGATCACGACATCGGCGTTCTCGTCGATCCAGATGGTCTGCCCCCAGACGCCATTGAAAAAATATTCGCCGTCGGGATTTTCCGGTGTCCACAGGTGGTAGCCGTAACCGCGCTCGGCGTAGCCGTGCCCGGCGGCCAGCCAGGGTTCCGGGCGTCGGGTGGCGTCGAACACCCAGTTGTCGGGCAACAGCGCTTCCCCGTCCCACACGCCCTGCTGCAGGTGCAGCTGGCCCAGTTTGGCGTAGTCGCGCAGCGTCGCATTCAGGCAACAGAACCCCAGCTCATCGCCGTGCTGATCCAGATTCCATAGCGCATCGTCCTCCATACCCAGCGGCTGCCACAGGCGTCGTGTGGCGTAATCACTCAAGCGTTCGCCGGTGGCGGCTTCCAGCACCCAGGCCAGCACCTGCGTGTTCGGGCTGATGTAGTGGAAGCGCTCGCCGGGCGGCCCGGCGGCGGGGCGGTTGGCCACCACCTCGCGGGCGGAGTGGCCGAACAGGAAAACACGATAGAACAGCTGATTGATATCGGAGAAATGATCGTGATAGGTCTCGTCAAAATCGATACCGGTGGCCATGCGCAACAGATCGTGCACGGTCACATCACCGTAGGCCTTGCCGTCGAGTTCGGGCACGTACTGACGCACCGGATCATCCAGTGAGTCGATCAGGCCATCCGCCCAGGCCATGGCGATCAGGGTGCTGACCACGGTTTTCGCCATCGACCAGGAGGTCAGGCGCGATGTGGGGTCGGTGCCCTGAAAGTATTCCTCCATCTGGATTTCGCCCGCCCGCAGGATCATCAGGCCGGTGGTTTCGGTGCGTTCCAGAAATTCCTGCGTGTCGACGGTTTCGCCCTGGTAGGTAAAGGTCTCTGGCAGCGAGCCGGGCTGCGCTGCCCGGGGGAAGGGGCGTGGCGTATCGCTGGCTTTCAGCGTCGTATAGGGAAACACACGCTCCATGGCGCGGAAGTTATCCAGCCGGTATTCCGGATGAAACAGGCGCGTCATGGCACTGGGGGAATAGGGAGACCAGGGGCGGAACCACCAGAGGGTGGCGGCAACAAGCAATGCCAGCAACGCCAGCAGAACAATGCGGGTACGCATGGGTGAGGCCTTTATTGGAATCATGACCCCAGAGTCTGCCAGCGTGTGGCGCCCGGCGCCATGCCGATGCGGATCAGTTCAGGGTATAGGCCACCGGCACGGTGATGCCGCCGGCGATGCGATCGGCAATGCTGTCCGGCGGTTCCGGCAGACGCAGGCGGCGCAACATGCGTTCGGTGGACATATCCAGAATGCGGCTGCCGGAACTGTTGAGCACTTCGATATTGTCCACGCGGCCGTTGCCGTTGACCTCGAAGCGCACTTCGACCACGCCTTCCTGGCTGCGCAGCCGGGCCTGGGCCGGGTATTCCTTGTGGCGCTCGATGGCGTCGCGAATCTTGCCCAGGTACAGGTTGTAGTCGTTCTCCACCTGCCCGGCCATGTCCGCACCCTCACCGATTTCACCGGCACGGGCGCGCTCGGCGGCATCCGCCTGTGCGCTGTCAGTGGTGGCCCGTTCCTGCGGTGTGTCGCGCGGGGTGTCCACAACCTGCGTGGGGGGCGTGGTGACCACGGGCTCCGGCTCAGGCTCTGGTTCGGGCTCAGGCTCAGGCTCAGGCTCGGGTTCCGGTTCCGGCTCAGGCTCCGGTTCGGGTTCTGGCTCCGGCTGCACCGGCGCTTCGGTGTCTTCAGCCTCCGGTGCGGGGGCTTCGCTGTATTCTGCCAGTGACAAGGTCATGGCCTGTTGCTGGCCGGGGCGTCCGCCGGCCAGCGTGTCCGGTTCGCGGCTCAGCAATACCACCGCGTGTACAGCCAGTGACACCAGCACCCACAGCCACAGGCGGCTACGCCGGGGTGTCAGATCGGTGGCTGTCATGGTGCGCTCCGCGACACCAGCCGTACCTCGCGTACCCCGGCCTGTTGCAAGGCGGTCAGTACCGGGCGCATGGCGTCCAGTCGGGTGTCGGCATCGGTGAGCAGCCGCACTGGCGGCATCTTGTCTGTGCCTTCTTCAGGCTGCGGCAGCAAGGCGGGCAGGTCTGCCAGCGTCAGCGCTTCGCCCTGTTGCGACAGGTTGCCGTCGCGGTCCAGAGTCAGCAGCAGCGAATCGGCTTCTTCGGCCAGTGGCATGCGTGTTTCCGGCGGCTGCACGTCGATGCGGTTGGGCGCGACCTGGCCGGCCACCATGAAAAACACCAGCAGCAGGAAGACCACATTGATCAGCGGCAGGGCCGGTTCCAGTGCCGGGCGGCGTGGCGGTTGTTCGGTCAGCAGGCCGCGTCTCATCGCATCAGCTCCAGCCGGGCTTCGGTCAGCCCGGCGTCCTGAAGGATGTCCACCACGCGCATGATGCTCTGCACCGAGGCGCCGTCGGCGCCGGTAACGCGGGTCGCGCGTTGCGGGTCACGGCGCAGGGCCTGTTCCAGCGCCTCCAGAGAAACGGTGTCACCATCCAGATCCACCTGGCCATCCTCGCGCACCTGCACCTGACGGACCGTGTCGTCGGCAACCACGGGGGTGGTGGAAGGGCTGCTGACGCGCACCGGCAAGTCCTGCCAGGCGCCAAAGCGGGTGGCGAGCATGAAGAACACCAGCAGGATGAACACCACGTCGATCAGGGGTGTCAGGCCGATGGTCGGCGTGCGGTGACTGTGCTCATTGATATGCATGGATCAACCGATCAGTAGGCGTGGGCCGGGTCGGCTTCGGTTTCCTGATGCCCTTCTTCAGCGCTGCTCAGGCGACCGTTGAGTTGCACCCGCAGGCGCGCCAGACGGTCTTCCATGGTGTGGCGGCATTGTTCGATGGTGCGGTCGCACCAGTGAAAGGCCGCCAGAGCAGGAATCGCCACGACCAGGCCGGCCGCAGTGGTCAGCAGGGCTTCCCAGATGCCGCCGGAAAGCAGGGCAGGGTCCACCTGGGAGCCGGCCATCTCCAGCTGCTGGAAGGCGCTGATCATGCCGAATACGGTGCCGAGCAGACCGATCAGGGGCGCCAGGGTGCCGACCACTTCCAGCAGTCGCAGGCCGCCGCGCAGGGCTTCCAGCTCGGCGCGCGCCTGGCGCAGGACTTCCTCCTGCCATTGCACGGCGGTGACGCCGGGGCGGGCCAAAGACAGGGCGCTGGCGATCACGCGGTCTGCCGGGGTGGCCGGGCTCGTGAGGGCTGCTTTGGCAGCGCCGCGATCGCCACGGGCCAGTGCGCCCAGGGCATCATCGGCGGCGGGTGTGGCCAGCGGTTTGACGCGCAGGAACTGCACCACCTTGCTCAGCAGTACGGCGAGGGAGATCACCGACAGCACCGCCAGCAGCCACATGGCAGGGCCACCGGCCAGGAACCAGGCGGGCAAGGCAGAGGATTCGACGGCGGAAACGGGCATGAGGCACTCCGTGTGAGGTCGGGGCCGGGGGCAAGAATGGATTCAGGTCTGAAAGCGCGCAAAGGGTAGCGCCAGGGAAGGATAAATGCAAGTCATTATCATTTGGCGCGGCAGAATGCCGCAGCCGTCATCTCGGCGCAGGGGCCATTCCGGCCTGCTGACCCCGCAAGCGGAGCACATCGGCGCGCGGTGGCGCGCCAAACAGGCGGCTGTACTCGCGGCTGAAGTGGGACGGGCTCTCGTAGCCGACCCGATAGCTGGCCGTGGCGGCTTCAAGGCCTTCGCTGAGCATCAGCCGCCGTGCTTCATGCAGACGCAACTGCTTCTGGAACTGCAACGGCGACATGCGGGTGACCTGTTTGAAGCTGTGATAGAGCGTCGACTCGCTCATATTGACCGTATCGGCCAGCTCGCGGATACGCAGTGGCTCGCTGAAGCGGTCCTTGAGGGTGGCAATGACGCGGGAGATGCGATGCGACTGGCTGTCCACGGCGGCGAACTTGCGCATGCGCGGCCCCATGTCGCTGACCAGGGCCCGATAGATGATCTCGCGTCGGGCGAGGGGCGCCAGCACGGGAATGTCCTGCGGGGTATCCAGCAAACTCATCAGTCGGGTCAGTGATGAGAGCATGCCTTCATCCATTTGTGACAAACACAGGCCGCAATTGATATCAGGGCACTCCACGTCTTCATGATGCGCGGCCTGATGACCGTTCTGCCCGAGTTCAACCACCAGTTCACTGACTTCCTGCGGATCGACGTTCAGTTTGGCGGCCAGATAAGGGTGATCCGGGCAGGCGTCGACCACGCGACCGGTTACCGGAAGATGAACGGAGTTCGCCATGAACGT
This region of Isoalcanivorax indicus genomic DNA includes:
- the mpl gene encoding UDP-N-acetylmuramate:L-alanyl-gamma-D-glutamyl-meso-diaminopimelate ligase, whose protein sequence is MHIHILGICGTFMGSLAQLARALGHQVTGSDQHVYPPMSDQLAQAGIEVREGYDPAHLDPAPDLVVIGNAMRRGNPAVEQVLDKGLPYTSGPQWLAEHVLQGRWVLAVSGTHGKTTTASLLAWILEHNGLAPGYLIGGVPGNFGVSARLGETPFFVVEADEYDTAFFDKRSKFVHYRPRTLVMNNLEFDHADIFADLAAIETQFHHLVRTVPGQGRIILPTGEDALERVLERGCWSEVERFGDGSEIEVTRHSDDASSFSVVETGREPARVDWDMTGEHNLRNAVAAMLAARHVGVTLADGAAALNAFSGVKRRMELVGEVGGVQVFDDFAHHPTAIALTLEGLRKRVGPQGRIIAVIEPRSNTMRMGRHREQLAASTAAASEVVWYQPPGMDWSLAPVADAGPVPARVAGDLEALIAELAGTRGPAHIVIMSNGGFGGIHRRLVNALQQTG
- a CDS encoding DUF2459 domain-containing protein, whose translation is MRHCLPCFIACCVLLGACAAPGGTAAVSDTVPDSLSETSAAEIHVIRHRWHTGIVLPAALIPESPLAFLLPLSEDAPYYEIGFGDDRYYPLPREETSQTRRSMTAARAILWPTGGVMQVMALPRPPDQMPHTDLVTVSLTENQLQVLIAHIADHFALADVRTAVAGDITGQWFLPARRAFWVGHTCNTWTARALSEAEAAQWVILPRRAEPVMRGVQR
- a CDS encoding porin is translated as MRHAPRLALPLLIAPLLTAPPLATAQPVEIYGRMNASVDFLDTDGNGEALNLSSNNSRIGFRGDHYFEAHDLTLLWQAETTLRIDNQGGEWIDRDTFVGARGDWGLVRFGKFNTPLKNLRGQVDFFADQVGDARNVLRNRIAGPEGQGPIGWDERFRNGIAYRTPVWHGVTGDLHYATRLDGNGTSTSDTNAWSASVSWQGSRTYVAVAHEQQQYVAAIPAGDPGAGLLTDDQYRRKATRVAGWQDIGPLRLAALYQYADNPDDKAYGGGARYTLDERWALKTQVYRLDADDDDLRADLYAVGVDYTLARNMLFYFSYAWIDNEDAATLRPYVQGRTTGGGGELATVPGGSPAGLSLGGSYRF
- a CDS encoding 6-phosphofructokinase translates to MARKNAFYAQSGGVTAVINASAAGVIEAARASKVIGKVYAGRNGILGALTEDLIDTSKESKATIAALRHTPGGAFGSCRYKLKDLETSRRQYERLIEVFKAHDIGYFFYNGGGDSADTCLKVSQLAETMGYPIQAIHVPKTVDNDLPITDCSPGFGSVAKYTAVSIREAALDVQSMCSTSTKVFVMEVMGRHAGWIAAAAGLAQEQDGDAPHIILFPEIAFNEEKFLKKVQQTVKKHGYCVIAVSEGARYQDGTFLADAGSTDAFGHKQLGGVAPVLAQKVKDALGYKYHWAVPDYLQRSGRHLASATDLEQAYAVGRAAVEMAEAGKNAVMPAIIRGKGKRYSWSIQEAPLAKVANVEKMMPRSFITRDGFGITEAARDYLLPLIQGEAETPFRNGMPVHARLKAVPVPKKLKGKFEI
- a CDS encoding serine hydrolase domain-containing protein; this translates as MRTRIVLLALLALLVAATLWWFRPWSPYSPSAMTRLFHPEYRLDNFRAMERVFPYTTLKASDTPRPFPRAAQPGSLPETFTYQGETVDTQEFLERTETTGLMILRAGEIQMEEYFQGTDPTSRLTSWSMAKTVVSTLIAMAWADGLIDSLDDPVRQYVPELDGKAYGDVTVHDLLRMATGIDFDETYHDHFSDINQLFYRVFLFGHSAREVVANRPAAGPPGERFHYISPNTQVLAWVLEAATGERLSDYATRRLWQPLGMEDDALWNLDQHGDELGFCCLNATLRDYAKLGQLHLQQGVWDGEALLPDNWVFDATRRPEPWLAAGHGYAERGYGYHLWTPENPDGEYFFNGVWGQTIWIDENADVVIVKTSVDPEFRAHTGEMIAFMRGVTAHY
- the chrA gene encoding chromate efflux transporter, giving the protein MPPAPAMTPHSDAPVQEIPLREAFRVWLRIGLLSFGGPAGQIALMQRILIDEKGWISEKRFLHALNYCMLLPGPEAIQLAIYIGWLLHRTRGGLMAGLLFLLPGVIALMALSLLYALAGNLDWVEALFFGLKAAVLAIVVSAVVRLAGRALGTPVRYLIAAGAFVALFALGAPFPLVVLGAGLLGLVGGLRGWQSFQPPAPAEGGSDDRHLHSAPPSRWHVPRTLAIWLPLWLLPVALLALTLGGDNVFTRIGLFFSQLAVVTFGGAYAVLSYMAQQAVENYGWLSAGEMLDGLGLAETTPGPLIMIVQFVGFLGGLRDSGLDPILGGILGGLLATWVTFVPCFLWIFMGAPYVEGLRQRPAISGALAAITAAVVGVILNLALWFAVHVLFAQVGEWRAGLLALPRPEWATLEPWALVLVLFALACQFVFRLGLFSVLGLCASAGLLIGLLFA
- a CDS encoding ExbD/TolR family protein yields the protein MRRGLLTEQPPRRPALEPALPLINVVFLLLVFFMVAGQVAPNRIDVQPPETRMPLAEEADSLLLTLDRDGNLSQQGEALTLADLPALLPQPEEGTDKMPPVRLLTDADTRLDAMRPVLTALQQAGVREVRLVSRSAP
- a CDS encoding ExbD/TolR family protein, which produces MHINEHSHRTPTIGLTPLIDVVFILLVFFMLATRFGAWQDLPVRVSSPSTTPVVADDTVRQVQVREDGQVDLDGDTVSLEALEQALRRDPQRATRVTGADGASVQSIMRVVDILQDAGLTEARLELMR
- a CDS encoding DUF2214 family protein, translating into MTAALIAAIHYLGVMLIAATLLVEFLTLKGGLSRPLLDRLVRVDVLYGLAALAVLITGFLRITVAYGKGPAFYMQSMVFHTKVGLFIVMGLISIVPTIRFLRWRKAAAAGQPLPTAQSIDGTRKLVLVELHILFVLPFLAAIMARGLM
- a CDS encoding flavin prenyltransferase UbiX yields the protein MSDTSSPWSTRVTLAFTGASGAQYGLRLLQCLLAANAEVFVILSKAARVVIGTETDLRLPAGTGAAETALREYVQVDQGRLVVCGLEQWTAPVASGSGAPAAMVVCPCSTGTLSAIATGASNNLIERAADVAIKEGRKLILVPRESPFSAIHLENMLKLARLGVTIMPAAPGFYHQPQSVNDLVDFMAARLLDHLGVAQTLVPRWGEHGG
- a CDS encoding energy transducer TonB — its product is MTATDLTPRRSRLWLWVLVSLAVHAVVLLSREPDTLAGGRPGQQQAMTLSLAEYSEAPAPEAEDTEAPVQPEPEPEPEPEPEPEPEPEPEPEPEPEPEPEPVVTTPPTQVVDTPRDTPQERATTDSAQADAAERARAGEIGEGADMAGQVENDYNLYLGKIRDAIERHKEYPAQARLRSQEGVVEVRFEVNGNGRVDNIEVLNSSGSRILDMSTERMLRRLRLPEPPDSIADRIAGGITVPVAYTLN